In Caulobacter rhizosphaerae, the genomic stretch GCACCACCAGTTCGAGATTGAGAGCGCTCAGGATGGCGAACACGGTCTCCAGCTTGGCGCCCGATCCGTTCTCCAACTCGGAGATCGTCGACTGGCGCAGCTGCGCGACCTCGCCGAGCGCGCCCTGGGTCAGGCCGGCCTTCTTCCGGTAGCGTCGCAAGGACGCGGCCAACTGAGCTTCGTTGCGAGCGATCAGGTCCAT encodes the following:
- a CDS encoding helix-turn-helix domain-containing protein; translated protein: MDLIARNEAQLAASLRRYRKKAGLTQGALGEVAQLRQSTISELENGSGAKLETVFAILSALNLELVVRPRNVGGEPALEDLF